The Microbacter sp. GSS18 genome has a segment encoding these proteins:
- the lepB gene encoding signal peptidase I: MTTTEASERPPLWRRIVSSTWFHFAAAIVLTGLVLSFVAKPFWVPSSSMADTLEPGDRVLVNRLAYVGAQPATGDVIVFDADETWGITGGTPADPVRAVLRWIGEISGFGPTGPHTLIKRVIAGPGQTVECCDADGSVVVDGEPLDETYLGSDFPFVPGELDCESDPASQRCLPEVTVADGSYVVLGDNRTNSADSARLCRAPGAGDDCWRFAPGDGVVGKAVVILWPIGRWSGL, translated from the coding sequence GTGACTACCACCGAGGCGTCGGAGCGCCCGCCGCTGTGGCGCCGGATCGTCTCGAGCACGTGGTTCCACTTCGCCGCGGCCATCGTCCTCACGGGCCTCGTGCTGAGCTTCGTCGCCAAGCCCTTCTGGGTGCCGTCGTCGTCGATGGCCGACACCCTCGAGCCCGGCGACCGCGTACTGGTGAACCGGCTCGCCTACGTCGGCGCGCAGCCGGCGACCGGTGATGTCATCGTCTTCGACGCCGACGAAACGTGGGGCATCACGGGAGGCACGCCCGCCGACCCGGTCCGCGCCGTGCTGCGCTGGATCGGCGAGATCAGCGGGTTCGGGCCGACCGGCCCGCACACGCTCATCAAGCGGGTCATCGCCGGGCCCGGGCAGACCGTGGAATGCTGCGACGCCGACGGCAGCGTCGTCGTCGACGGCGAACCCCTCGACGAGACCTACCTCGGCAGCGACTTCCCGTTCGTGCCCGGCGAACTCGACTGCGAGTCCGACCCCGCGTCGCAGCGGTGTCTCCCCGAGGTCACGGTCGCCGACGGCTCGTACGTCGTCCTGGGCGACAACCGCACCAACTCCGCCGACTCGGCCCGCCTGTGCCGCGCGCCCGGCGCAGGCGACGACTGCTGGCGGTTCGCGCCCGGCGACGGCGTCGTCGGCAAGGCCGTCGTCATCCTGTGGCCGATCGGCCGGTGGAGCGGACTGTAG
- a CDS encoding tRNA pseudouridine synthase A, with product MRIRLDIAYDGTHFRGWARQPGLRTVQGTIEDAVARVLGGDPRLVVAGRTDAGVHASDQVAHLDLDEDQQARLLSARGRRGSGEPVDQAAALANRITGVFGQYSDVAVVRTGLAPAGFDARFSAVWRRYAYRIADREAGYDPLERNRTTTVKATLDVSRMDAAARSLIGLHDFAAYCKPRPEATTIRTLLEFDWHRDRDGVLVANVKADAFCHSMVRALVGGCVAVGEGRLEVGDLARIRDGLERIPEVKVLAARGLTLTEVGYPADELLASRAEQTRARRDRE from the coding sequence GTGCGCATCCGGCTCGACATCGCCTACGACGGCACGCACTTCCGCGGCTGGGCGCGCCAGCCCGGCCTGCGCACGGTGCAGGGCACGATCGAGGATGCCGTCGCGCGCGTTCTGGGCGGCGACCCGCGCCTCGTGGTCGCCGGTCGCACGGATGCCGGCGTCCACGCATCCGACCAGGTCGCCCATCTCGACCTCGACGAGGACCAGCAGGCGCGGCTCCTGTCCGCGCGCGGCCGACGCGGATCGGGCGAGCCGGTCGATCAGGCCGCCGCGCTCGCGAACCGCATCACGGGGGTGTTCGGCCAGTACTCCGACGTCGCCGTCGTGCGCACGGGGCTCGCGCCCGCCGGCTTCGACGCGCGGTTCTCGGCGGTGTGGCGCCGCTACGCGTACCGCATCGCCGACCGTGAGGCCGGCTACGACCCGCTCGAGCGCAACCGCACCACGACCGTGAAGGCGACGCTCGACGTGTCGAGGATGGATGCCGCGGCGCGCAGCCTCATCGGGCTCCACGATTTCGCCGCCTACTGCAAGCCGCGGCCCGAGGCGACGACGATCCGCACGCTGCTCGAGTTCGACTGGCACCGCGATCGCGACGGCGTGCTCGTGGCGAACGTCAAGGCCGACGCGTTCTGCCACAGCATGGTGCGCGCGCTCGTCGGCGGCTGCGTCGCCGTGGGCGAGGGGCGCCTCGAGGTCGGTGATCTCGCGCGGATCCGAGACGGCCTCGAGCGCATCCCCGAGGTGAAGGTGCTCGCCGCGCGCGGCCTGACGCTCACCGAGGTGGGCTACCCGGCTGATGAGCTGCTGGCGTCGCGGGCCGAGCAGACGCGTGCGCGGCGGGATCGCGAGTAG
- a CDS encoding universal stress protein — protein sequence MSDKVLVGVLPGAPRPHVLAWAASHAQGRQRTIELISIVGGAVGAVGEKSLVEAAEAHAREALEAQRDALVAEGHSVTIHVGHGNPVAGLVEASKDAAMLVIGSDFRGEGHGPVRGPHGIRIVGAAHCPVVVVREPDDRERSGVVVGVDGSELSEKAIAFAAAEADRLGEPLIAVTTWAPMEVPRSPGLYPAEYMRSLAALADEASGISLAGLAQTYPDLVVERRVVQGYPGEAVVDQAWHAHLTVVGSHGRGTIARFLLGSVSEELLMRLPSSAAVVR from the coding sequence ATGAGCGACAAGGTCCTGGTCGGAGTCCTCCCGGGCGCCCCGCGTCCGCACGTGCTCGCGTGGGCGGCATCGCACGCGCAGGGACGGCAGCGCACGATCGAGCTGATCTCGATCGTCGGCGGCGCCGTGGGCGCGGTCGGGGAGAAGTCGCTCGTCGAGGCCGCCGAGGCCCATGCCCGTGAGGCGCTCGAGGCGCAGCGCGACGCTCTCGTCGCCGAGGGGCACAGCGTGACGATCCACGTGGGCCACGGCAACCCGGTCGCCGGACTCGTCGAGGCGTCGAAGGATGCCGCGATGCTCGTGATCGGCAGCGACTTCCGCGGCGAGGGCCACGGGCCGGTGCGCGGGCCGCACGGCATCCGCATCGTCGGCGCCGCCCACTGCCCGGTGGTCGTCGTGCGCGAACCCGACGACCGCGAGCGCTCCGGCGTCGTCGTGGGCGTCGACGGGTCGGAGCTCAGCGAGAAGGCGATCGCCTTCGCCGCGGCCGAAGCCGACCGTCTCGGCGAGCCGCTGATCGCGGTGACGACGTGGGCGCCGATGGAGGTGCCGCGCAGCCCCGGCCTGTACCCGGCCGAGTACATGCGCTCGCTCGCGGCGCTGGCCGACGAGGCATCCGGCATCTCGCTCGCGGGCCTCGCGCAGACCTACCCCGACCTCGTCGTCGAGCGTCGTGTCGTGCAGGGCTACCCGGGCGAGGCTGTCGTGGATCAGGCCTGGCACGCCCACCTGACCGTCGTCGGCTCGCACGGTCGCGGCACGATCGCGCGGTTCCTGCTGGGGTCGGTGAGCGAGGAGCTGCTGATGCGGCTGCCGAGCTCGGCCGCCGTGGTGCGCTGA